A window of Cellulomonas wangleii genomic DNA:
CCCCTCCACCCCCACGGCCCGCAACGTCCGGTCCGCCATCGACAAGAAGATCCAGTCCGGTCAGACGTCGCGCATCGTCCTCAACCTGGACGACACTGTCGTGACCCGCGCCCAGGTCATCGCTGCCTTGCGCGCGGAGCCGGTGGAGGGGCTACGGGAGGTGCTCGTCGTCGAGGACGGTGCCGTCAGCCACCTACGCTTCTGACCGCCCGTCCACGTCCAGGCCCGGCGCCGTACCCGTCCGAAGGGGATCCGTGTTCATCTACTCGCTCGCCTTGCGCACCAGCCGGACGTCGGAGGACGTGGACGCCGCGCTGCAGGACGGCCTCGCTGCCCGAGGGCGCGGGCCGGACGACGATTCCCTGACGGGTCACGCCCAGCCCGTGACCAGTCCGTCGTTGCAGGCCACACTCGACGAGGCGCTCGGTGAGCACGTCGACGTCGAGGTGAGCCTCTGGCTCGACCCAAAGTCCGACGGGTACGAACAGGCCCGGCAGGACCTCGCCGTGGTGTCCGCGGTCGTCGCGGCACGGACCGCGCAGGCCGCGTGCCTGGTCTTCCAGTACGAGCTCGTGCTGATGCGGTTCTCCGGCGGCCGACTGACGCTGCACGACTGGTACCCGGAGTGGCAGGACCCGGAGGTCGTCGCGGCCCTGCCGGTGCCCTTCGACCGCACGGACGACCCCGGGCTCCTCTGAGCAGCGGCGGCACACGCTTGCCGCTGCGAGGCCGTGAGGGGCGCGCGCGGGTAGCGTGCGTCCCATGCGCTTCGGACTCTTCATCCCCCAGGGCTGGCGGCAGGACCTCACGGGCATCGACGCCCGCGACCACTGGAAGGTCATGCACGGCCTGGCCCGGTGGGCCGACGACGGCGACGTCTTCGAGTCCATCTGGGTCTACGACCACTTCCACGCGGTCCCCGAGCCCAACGGCGAGGCGACCCACGAGGCCTGGAGCCTCATCAACGCGTTCGCGGCCTCCACCTCGCGCGTCCGGCTCGGCCAGATGTGCACGTGCATGGGGTACCGCAACCCGGCCTACCTGGCCAAGGTGGCCACGACGGCCGACGTGATCTCGGGCGGCCGGGTCGAGATGGGCATCGGCGCCGGCTGGTACGAGCACGAGTGGCTGGCCTACGGGTACGGGTTCCCGTCCGCCGGCACCCGCATCGCGATGCTCGACGAGGGCGTCCAGATCTTCAAGCAGATGTGGACCAACGGC
This region includes:
- a CDS encoding SitI3 family protein; amino-acid sequence: MFIYSLALRTSRTSEDVDAALQDGLAARGRGPDDDSLTGHAQPVTSPSLQATLDEALGEHVDVEVSLWLDPKSDGYEQARQDLAVVSAVVAARTAQAACLVFQYELVLMRFSGGRLTLHDWYPEWQDPEVVAALPVPFDRTDDPGLL